GATCCCGCCTGGACCACACAGCCTGCACAGCGCCGCCCCGGGGAGGTACCGAAGCCCACACCCAGAGACCTGTGCTCTCCTAGGCATCTTAGTAGGAAAGCTCAGCGCCTGAGAGCCTTCATTCAATGTCCACGACACCTGCTCACAGGGTGCTCCTGGAAACCCAGGCTGGGCCTCCCACTCGCCACATTTAAGTATTAGTTACTCTACCTCCCAGTCTACACAGTGGGAGGGGAAGCATGGACGGTACAAGGGAAGAGATCAAGGGGTAAAATAAATAGcgaggaagaaaaggagactgaAAACGGAAGGGATAAGCAGGGAGACTCCTGGAGAAACCACTGGCAGTATAAACAGCCTGCGGTCAGTGGGCGGGCAAGCTCTAGTGCTAGGCTCCCATGGGCCTCTCCAGGCCGCCGTGCTGGGGGATCTTGTGAAGCTGCGTAGTTACTGTAATAGAAAACTCACAGTCAACAACCCCATGGGTACAAACTCTTGAGATGAAATCTCCTTGTCCAGGTGATTGGTATACAAAGGCAAGACGGTGCATTTCCTCCTGTCCAAGCAGGGGTTAAATTCCTGGAACTGCCTGCAACATAATAGCGTAAGGTATAACTCATCTCCTCTTCTAGTAAAAAGCCAGCAATGCCAGGTCACAAGTCCAGTTCATTCAGAGATGTTCCAGAGAGCAAGGTGGCCAGCATCGTCCCTGGTAGCAGTCCCTGGTTCTCAAGGTGGCTGCGCCTTCAACTCTCTGGGAAAGCTGAGCTGTCCACTGCTGAGTGCTTGGGCTGCAGGGCTCAGGTGTCGGCTGAGTTTACCTCTTTGGAGCAGAAGTAGTGCACAACCACTCCATTGGGGTATCTTGCAAATGCACTGTGTGGAAGAACAGCTGAGAGTGAGTGGTGTTCTACGTCTCCTTCAGCACCTGCAAGAGGCATCAGCCCCAGAAGCCACCCCCAACCCAAAGAACAGCCTACGCCAGTACATCTGGACCACAGCAGGAGCTATGCACCACCCAAGTGCACGTTAACAGTTCTGTCGCTCCCTCAGTGCAGGGTCAGGGTGGAGGTTAGCGGGAGTTGGATCCTTAGTAGCACCAACTAATCAACAACCAAGCAACCAGGCAAATACGTGGACAAACAAAAAGCCAGTGCAGAACATGTGCCCTTGGCTTGGCACTGGGTATCGTGTTCAGCAGAACACGTTCCAGGATGGTTCTAATGAAGTACAGCAAGTCAAGCCTCTACAGTGAAAAGGCCTCTTCTAGCTGAGCAAGAACAGGCCAGGGGACTGACGCTGGGGCATGTCTCTACAGAATAATGCTGGCTCAGGAGGTTGCTCAAGCCAtgaaaggagatggaaagatctggtTTTCTCCCTCCGGGGCTCATCCTCTCCATctggcctggtggtgcaggcctgtaatggTAGCACTGGggtgtggctgaggcaggagggttcaTTCAGAGTTCCAAATCAGCCGGAGCTACACAGCCAGCCCACATCTCAAGAAGGCTCTCTGTATGTCTTGCATCCTCTTACTGGTTTTCTACTTCCATTGCTAATTTTAGTTGCCAGAGAATTAGAGCTTTCCAGGGAAGAGTTCAACAGCTCCTCAAATTATTGATGCTCTTTCCCCACAGATACGGCTTGCTCTGTTAAAGCTCAAGAACTcagtgaaacaaaaaaaaaaaagctactctCCAGGGGTGAGGTCAGTGCTGACATCACGGGACAGAATCTCAAACCACCAGGGGCTGGGTTTCTGGATGTTCCTGTGGGGAGTTTCTTGATTCTGTGACCCGATGTGGGGAGACAaatcctcccaccccactccccacacctCCAGGTTTTCcaagacaagggtttctctgtgtagccctggctgtcctggagctttcttgtagtccaggctggcttccaactcatagaggtcagcctgcctctgcctttcaagggctgggactacaggtgcgcaccaccacagcccagcagaAAAGACCAGTCTTGACCGTAGGTAGGACTATTCCCTTGGTAGGGACTGCAGAATGGGGAAACCCAGCTGGAAGTAGGCAGCAGTCACTGCCCTCACTTTCTTGACTGGAATACAATGTGAcccctgcctcaagctcctgccctCCTCAGCTGCCTTTGtggagtattttatcacagcagcaggataAGACACTAAAGGCAGAAatctctcctgcctgcttccACTCTCAAGGAACCACATCTGCACCCAGATGCTATTCAGGTGGGGCTCACCTGTTCCCAATCTTCTTCTTGCACACCATGCACACCTTCTCCTCAGTGATGATGCACTTCACCTGCTGGTGTAAAATCCGCTCTTCCTGAACCTGGAAGAGATTGAGAGTTCCATGTCCGGAACGCCATTCTGGCCTGAGCTATGTGCTGCCTCGATGACTACAGGTGTGTGAAAACTCTCAAAACCCAAAggccttcctgctggaggtgggctctataagttccctctccctactgtcaggcatttcatcaaaagTCCCTCCCTAggagtcctgggaatctctcacctcccaggtctgtggtgcattctgggggggtccccccaaccttcTATCTCCCGaatgcctgtttacattctttctgctggccctcagggcttcagtccttttccctcactaataccagatcaagttcccctctccccccacactgCCCTTCCACCTAGTCCATTTTCCCtcgagggagggggttgccatcccacagtcacacttcTAAgtcataattgtttctgtctgaaagaattacagggatggaaatggaaaggagtctgaggaaaagaagatccagcgacaggcccaaagtgggatccagctcaagaggaggtcccaaggcctcacactattactaaggctatggagggctcacaaaaagggatctatcatgactgccctctgaatgatccaacaagcagctgaaagagtcagatgcagatatttgcactcaaccaatggacagaagcagctgacccctgttgttgaattagggaaggctgaaagaagctgaggagaagggtgattctatGGGAGGATgggcagtcttaattaatctggactcccgagatctctcaaacactggaccgccaaacagacagcatacagcagctgacatgaggccaccaacacacatacatacagtagaggacttccgggtctgtgttcattcagagatgatgcacctagccctcaagagactggaggccccagggagtttagaggtcaggtggggtggggaggagagtggatggggcggggtggggaatggaatatggagtggaGTGGGGAAGGCCATACCCTGAGGAACTCTGCATGGAGAAGATTCTTAAGCACTTGATTGAACCGTTTCTTTTGTGCATTTTCTTCTAAGACCTTTTCTAGAAAGATGCGTATGTCATTGATCTGAGTGTTTGCTGGCAGAAGGTTGATTGCCTAGGGCAGAGACAGGATTCGGGCAAGTTAGGGAGATCAGGATGAGACCAAGAAAAGCTCgtgcctgccccctccccccagccctccTGACCTTGGTAGTGTCTAATTTGCTGTAGTGCAGCTCTAGGACTTGCAGGGCAGCCTGGAGGTTGGCCTGTGGCTCCAGGAGCTCCAGTTTGATTGGCCCCAGGCAGTGAATGCTTGGAGGTGACAGGTACATCCGAAGCAGGGACAGATACACCTGttacacagacagaaacacacatgccAGGCCTGCAGCCACCCCCCCAGTACCCCCCAGCACTGAGTCTCCCTGGTGACTAGAGGGCTGGTCCATAGCAACCATCTCCCTGGTGATTAGAGGGCTGGTCTACAGCAATCACTGGCATAGAGCACTCCAAAGTCATCACTTTCCCCTGAATTTTTTGGCAAAATCAAGCGGCCAAATATGGACGCCAATACTGCTCTTTCTCTGAATGCCTTGTGTCTGTTTAATGTTATACCATGCACAGAAAGTTAACACGGCAAATGACCTAAAGAGTCCTCATTTTTTAATGCTCTGAAGGCTGAGAACCTGGCTATATTTCTAGTGCCACAGGATCACCTCATCCTAGCTCTCTCAACATTCAGGGCCATATAATTCTTTGTCACTGGGGCTGTCTGTACATCATTTAACATTCCAGCCCTAGATTCCCAATCCACTCCCAATCACAAATGTCTCACGATACTGACAAACCCATCTATAATCAGACCCTTCCTCCTAGATTAATCACATTAATTCAGTATATGTGTCAGAACTCTTGAGAGGGGCAGGGTAGGTAAGGACAGATGAATAAGCCAGAAGCAAACCCGGGCAGATGGTCACTCAGTTTCTTTCCTAGGAGACATCTGCCGACATCATATACCGAGTGTCACTTAGTGATTAAGTGCCACTTTGGCCACACTGGATGGGGTAGTGTCTGCTGTAGTGACAGGAAGTGCATACGCTCCCTTGGTCACAGCTGCCTACTTACATCTTTGTTGCCTTCTCTGTTCTGGTCGTAGTGTTTGTGGCAGTACCTGCAAAGGAGGAAGTGGTGAGAGCAGGCAAGAAGAACTGCATGGTCGGTGCCCATGTGGCTGCCAATAGTAATGGAACCCGACTGGCAGGGGGAGGTGGAATGCCCTTTGCAGCTAGGCATGGGGTGGCCTTCCTGGCTGCTCATCTTTGTGAGGGCTGTCTTGAGACTCCTTTGGAGGTGGGAGAGCAGGGCTGACTTACTCCTTAGCCATCTTTGTGTCCTTCAAGACGTGGACATAGATGAAGAGAGCTTGTTCGTGCTTCCCCATGCGCCCCAACAGGAGAGCTCTTTCTTCTAAGAGGCCTAGGAGGGGAAAGGACTCCAAGTAGCTGCCACTGCCATTACATAAATATAAGAAAGGACTTGGAGAAGCCCAGGATAGCTCAGTAACAGCACTTGCCgccaagtctgatgatctgagttcctCAGACAAGGTATCCTTTATCCACTagacacacaccatggcacatacatacatacatagtaaacagaataaaaaaatttcaagaataaTAAATGGAGGGAGATTAAAACCACcaagccgggctggtgagatggctcagtgggtaagagcacccgactgctcttccggaggtccggagttcaaatcccagcaaccacatggtggctcacagccatccataacaagatctgactccctcttctggagtgtctgaagacagctacagtgtacttacatataataaataaataaatctttaaaaaaaaNNNNNNNNNNNNNNNNNNNNNNNNNNNNNNNNNAAAAAAAGCCACCAAGccaatcctcaaaaaaaaaaaaaaaaaaaacataaaacaaaagcaaaagaagggGCTGGGGCACAGCTCAGAGGCACAGCACATTCTCAGCACATGTGATGGCTCAATCCCAAACACCACCATACTAAAAATAtagtgaaataaaatagtaaatattattATTACCTTTAAGGGAGAAAGTTATTAAAGGAATTTTTAAAGGAGAAGGAAGCTAATTTAGGAGGTTCTATCCACATTCTCCATTCTCCTATCTGTTTTgtaaacagggtctctctacatagccttggctgtcctggaactatgtagaccaggctggctttgaactcacagagattggattggcctgcctcctcctctcaagtgctgggataaaaggcatgcgccaccatggcTGGCTGTGTTTCGCCCTTTTAACAGTCCATAAACTGAGCAAGAATCCTCATCAAACGACCAAGTGCATACAGACTAGGAACTCCAGAGAGCGCGAGGCAAAGACTTGGTGTTCGTTGAGCTGATGCCAGACAGACTTACCGTTTCCTCGATGAATCATGCCAGATTACAGGAGAACTCAACAATGAGTGCAACAAGAATTACTTTGAAGCAACAGATTACAATCTACAAATTAGCATATGCTTCACACCCAGAGTCTTCTCTCAGCCTCAGCAAAAGAGGGATGCTGAGGAACAGGAGTGATGGCCTGCAAGCCTGGGCCCTCACACACCCACCTTTGAAGAGGGCTGAAGAACAGCAATAAAGAGAGATGAGCCTCCTCTATGCTTAGCTGAAGCAGCTCTGGCTCTAAGCTAGGCACTCACCATCAAAGGGAAAGTCACAGATGAGCCGGCCTGGATCATAGTGGCTGGAGATCTCCAAGAACATGAGCAGCTTCTGTCGGTATTCTCCCAGTTCACCCCCTTCCTCTCCAGCAGGGACTGGACTTTTACCTTTAAGGGAAACCACGTTCCATATGAAAGGACGCTGTTAAGCAATAATGTGGGGTCCTATGAGGGAAATGGGGCTCAGAGATGTCACCCTGTTATCAGGGAAGGGCCTCCAAGGAGGTTTCCCAGGGGAGTTCTTTTACTCCATGATCTCACTGGTTCTAAAACACGCGTGGGACATTAAGGAACCCTGCAAGCAGACAAACATGTTGGCCGGCATGTCTCTTAGCAACAAAGCTGTCATTTTGCTGACATATTGGTTCCTTCTGTCTTATCTGAGGGAGTCACTCAGTGTCTCTTACTCCTCTAAAGGACTTCTTGTCTACCTAGAGAACAACAGGGACTGTTTCCCCAAACCACACACAGGCATCGGGCTCTGTCTGACTGCTAAGGCCTGGGGCCACCTGCTTTGGATGGGCACTGATACCTGTGGGCAGCGACAGGAGGTAGTCTTTCATCAGACTCTGCACTTTCTCACAGTAGAGCTGGATCAGGCAATTGTGGAACTGTGagcctgtctcctcccacacgtGGATGATGTGTTCCTGAGGTGGGATGTTAGTCAGGCTGGTTGGTACTTGAGTCTATCTCCTAGTCTCCCTCCCAGGTTTCATCCCCATTTTTCTTTAACTAAGCTATAAAGAtcaccaaggggcatctcttccaaaAACTATGATAAAACCCAGTGATATGAGGGATGGTTTCTTCAATCTAAATGAAAcctactctgtagacctggctggccttgacccCACAGAcgtctgcctacctctgcctcccaagtgctaagattaaaggccaTCATTCTTCGTTCCCTTGGTTCTCTAGTAGACCAAGACGCTCTGCTAAGAGGAGTGTTCCTAGCTTGGTTCCATGGGATTGTGTTTTTTTCAGAGGAAGCTGAAATAACTGTTCTCATATTTTCACCAACACCCAAGTGAGCTGACCCTACCTGGAATCTGAACCACCTAAGTGACCCATATGCTCCATGATTTGAAGTTTAAAGTCCTCTGGACTAACCCAACTGTACCTTACCAGATAAGGAATGGCCAGAGCCTTGAAATTCTCTATCAAGAAGTTGAGCACTCGATCTCGTGGCAGAGACTCTACCTCTGGGAGGTCTTCAGTGAATATCTGTCAGAACAAATCTAAGTTCTACAAGCTGAACCTCTGACTTGGGCCACAAACACACAGGCCTGCAGGGTTAGGGCTGCAGACACTTTGAGGGGAAGGGGAGACAAGGTAACAGTTGCTGGCTGGTTTATGGGGGCTGAGGCTAGAGCCTAGCGGCTTTAGAACAAGGCTCCTTCTACATACATAAGCAGTCTGTCCACATGCCCACTTTAGCCTCGTCCTGCGTCTGTGGCTCTCTCACCAAATATAATCAGGATCAACTGTGGCACCAGACAAGCCCAGGGGCCTATGACCTACCTTCAGGCCATCTTCTGGGAAGTCTCTCAGCACCCAGACTGAGTAGGAAAAAATCAAATGAAGGTTTTCTGTGccttcaaagaaaaaagtaagactTGTTAGCAGTTGACAAAAGTCAGGCCTGTCCAATAAGATTGGAAGGATAGGTATGCAGGTGTAGATGTGACCTTAGAATTCATCTTGTGGACAAAACAGCTCCAAGCACCAGCCTGAGGATCTGCTCATTTCTTATGGTATGGCCATATACTAAAAAAAGGATTTCACTGTTCAGCCATGGAGGGTCTGATGCCAggcagaggaacagaactgatggAACACGAGGCAAGAGACTGACCCGACTCAGGAATGGCAGGAGATCAGGCCTATATAAGCAGGAGCCCCTTCCACAACTTTTAAATGTGGGTGTGGAAGCacatgtcttcaatcccagcactcaggaggcaaaggcaggtgaacctctaagtttgaggccagccttgtctacatagtgagtttcaggacagccatcattccacagtgagatcttgtctcaaaacctaCCACCACAACAGGCTCACCTAAATGCTGCAGATACTGCACCGTCCTCTCGTGACCTTTCAAAGGTGAGTTTGCTTTCTTGGACTGATCCACTAGCACCTGCAGAGCTGGCCACAAAACCCAAGAACAAACCCATGAGCCTCTCCCTCATGTGAGGTCCACTGGATTCTGCCAATATCAAATGCCTCCCTCCCAGACTCTGGAAGGTCCCATCGGGTCACCTTTCTCATGGAGCCCCTTCTTCTCATACAGGATGATTAGCTCGCTGTACTTGTGAGCCTTCTTCAGCACATGCTCACTCTCCTCGATGTGACAGTGGTTGTTTTCCAGGCGCAGCAAGGGAGCCACCAGGGCTACATTTGTCTGTGGGGAGACAGGATGCTGATATGGGGAGTCACGTGGGGCAGCAGCAGAAGCTCTTTCCTGGAAACCCCACCCTTCATTTGCCCAAGTCTGCTCCAGGCTCAAGGGCCAGGGACATAACAAGCATAAGACAGAAAACAGTCCTTGTTGCAGGATGACAAGAAGTGGCCTTTAGAGCATTTACATCTTCAGCACACGTGTCTCAATGTTCTGGGGGAAACAAACAGGTTACTTTCCTTGAGGAACTACTGTCCCTGTTGAGTCTGTGGCACTAACCTCAATTTTACTGGCAAAGGACCTCCAAATGAGTGTCTTGACTTATACTCTTCatcaaaggaaacacaaagataTCAGACATAGGCTAGGAGGTTTCCATCATCTAAGATCTTACTCTTAGTAGTGCTGGTCTCCTACAGAGCTCCCTAGAATATCCCTAGAGTCTGAGAGTAAGGGGCTGGCATGCTACAGCCACTCACATGGAGGTAGCACTTGAGCAGAGTGGTGTCGATGATCTGAAGTAACTTCTTCTTGGACTTGATGGTGGGAGTGCCCTCCATGAGTGGGGAGGTGCTGGACTGGTGATCTGAGTCATTCAGCTTCTTTACCAACTGGCTCCGTTTCTGAAAATTGCAAAAACGTTGGGTCAGGGCCAGGACGAGGTCTTCCTTCGTCACCCGAGTTTAACTCTGAATGCCCCCAAACCAGCTCTTGTCCACACCCTGGACAAGACATCTAATAGCAGCATTCATGTTTTGCCAAAGATCAAAAGACATGACTATCACATTGCCACAGACCCAGTGACAACAGAGATGcccttctgctttgtttctgcAGTGCTAGAGATCCAACCCAAGGCCTTGTatatgctgggcaagcactttaccatgaCGTTCCATCCCaacgcccacccccacccctccacctcaAACACATGAACACTGTTTCCTTAGACTAGCTTTTGACTATTCTGAAACCTCACCTAGCTGGGCATGGAAGCACAGGCCAGTGATCCCAGCTACTCAAAAGGCTGAGTGGGGAAGATCATAAATTCAAACTCAGTTTAGGCAATATAGTGAGACCCATTTccacataaataaatcaataaaagccTAATCTTCATGTACTTCTCTTTGTCTACCGAAGCCCATTGTCTCAACActggtgctgcttactgccatGCATCCCGAAGGTTACTGGAGACCAGGGAAGTGTGTTCTTTCCTAAAGCCTGAATGGCAGAAGCAAAAGGCCACAGGCCTCTAGAAATATCCTATCCCAGGAACTGTCTTTACTTGCCCTAGGACTCCAAAGTGTGAACAATGAGACAAGCCTATGTGGTCCTTGCAGGCTGCCAGTCATAGCCTGGCACCTGGAGCTCAAAGTCAAGGACACACCAAGGCTGAGAGGTGTGGTCAGGCCAGCTGACATTCAGTGACCCTGAAGCAGCAGTGAAGTGCAGCATTACAGTTTTCCCAGGGACGCTTTTCAGAGCCTACAGGTATACCTGGAATAACAGCTATAAAGTCTCTGACATGAGTGTATACACAGGAAATAAACAGAAACTATTTGCAACAAATTGTGAGTTAAGAAGTTTTAAGGAGGGCTGGGAATACAATTCAGTTAATTCCCAGCATCACATACACTGGGGGTAGAGGTGTACACGTGTCCatttctcagcactcaggaaatgaaGGGTTAGAAGTTTAAGTCACCCttagctacacagggagttcaaggtcagcctgagctatataagatCCTATTTCAGAAAAACTGAAGCTTTATAGTCAGGTAAGTTGTAATGCTGACTTTAAACTTTCATAATagtaaactgaaaaaaatcagaccATAAACATAGAGAAAACTGACTATTGACAAGGAAGGACTTTCCCAATATACGGCTACATTTCAAGCTGCAAactgtaaaacagaaaatatattttgattttcatttgtaataaagaaattaataaaaaaaaaacaaaacaaaacaggctggaGCGATGTCTCAGTGGTAAGAGTACTGgctctctttcagaggacctgggttcaattcccagcactcacatggcggctcccaactgcctctaactc
The DNA window shown above is from Mus pahari chromosome 3, PAHARI_EIJ_v1.1, whole genome shotgun sequence and carries:
- the Vps39 gene encoding vam6/Vps39-like protein isoform X1: MHDAFEPVPILEKLPLQIDCLAAWEEWLLVGTKQGHLLLYRIRKDVVPADVASPESGSCNRFEVTLEKSNKNFSKKIQQIHVVSQFKILVSLLENNIYVHDLLTFQQITTVSKAKGASLFTCDLQHTETGEEVLRMCVAVRKKLQLYFWKDREFHELQGDFSVPDVPKSMAWCENSICVGFKRDYYLIRVDGKGSIKELFPTGKQLEPLVAPLADGKVAVGQDDLTVVLNEEGICTQKCALNWTDIPVAMEHQPPYIVAVLPRYVEIRTLEPRLLVQSIELQRPRFVTSGGSNIIYVASNHFVWRLIPVPMATQIQQLLQDKQFELALQLAEMKDDSDSEKQQQIHHIKNLYAFNLFCQKRFDESMQVFAKLGTDPTHVMGLYPDLLPTDYRKQLQYPNPLPTLSGAELEKAHLALIDYLTQKRSQLVKKLNDSDHQSSTSPLMEGTPTIKSKKKLLQIIDTTLLKCYLHTNVALVAPLLRLENNHCHIEESEHVLKKAHKYSELIILYEKKGLHEKALQVLVDQSKKANSPLKGHERTVQYLQHLGTENLHLIFSYSVWVLRDFPEDGLKIFTEDLPEVESLPRDRVLNFLIENFKALAIPYLEHIIHVWEETGSQFHNCLIQLYCEKVQSLMKDYLLSLPTGKSPVPAGEEGGELGEYRQKLLMFLEISSHYDPGRLICDFPFDGLLEERALLLGRMGKHEQALFIYVHVLKDTKMAKEYCHKHYDQNREGNKDVYLSLLRMYLSPPSIHCLGPIKLELLEPQANLQAALQVLELHYSKLDTTKAINLLPANTQINDIRIFLEKVLEENAQKKRFNQVLKNLLHAEFLRVQEERILHQQVKCIITEEKVCMVCKKKIGNSAFARYPNGVVVHYFCSKEVNSADT
- the Vps39 gene encoding vam6/Vps39-like protein isoform X2; this translates as MHDAFEPVPILEKLPLQIDCLAAWEEWLLVGTKQGHLLLYRIRKDVGCNRFEVTLEKSNKNFSKKIQQIHVVSQFKILVSLLENNIYVHDLLTFQQITTVSKAKGASLFTCDLQHTETGEEVLRMCVAVRKKLQLYFWKDREFHELQGDFSVPDVPKSMAWCENSICVGFKRDYYLIRVDGKGSIKELFPTGKQLEPLVAPLADGKVAVGQDDLTVVLNEEGICTQKCALNWTDIPVAMEHQPPYIVAVLPRYVEIRTLEPRLLVQSIELQRPRFVTSGGSNIIYVASNHFVWRLIPVPMATQIQQLLQDKQFELALQLAEMKDDSDSEKQQQIHHIKNLYAFNLFCQKRFDESMQVFAKLGTDPTHVMGLYPDLLPTDYRKQLQYPNPLPTLSGAELEKAHLALIDYLTQKRSQLVKKLNDSDHQSSTSPLMEGTPTIKSKKKLLQIIDTTLLKCYLHTNVALVAPLLRLENNHCHIEESEHVLKKAHKYSELIILYEKKGLHEKALQVLVDQSKKANSPLKGHERTVQYLQHLGTENLHLIFSYSVWVLRDFPEDGLKIFTEDLPEVESLPRDRVLNFLIENFKALAIPYLEHIIHVWEETGSQFHNCLIQLYCEKVQSLMKDYLLSLPTGKSPVPAGEEGGELGEYRQKLLMFLEISSHYDPGRLICDFPFDGLLEERALLLGRMGKHEQALFIYVHVLKDTKMAKEYCHKHYDQNREGNKDVYLSLLRMYLSPPSIHCLGPIKLELLEPQANLQAALQVLELHYSKLDTTKAINLLPANTQINDIRIFLEKVLEENAQKKRFNQVLKNLLHAEFLRVQEERILHQQVKCIITEEKVCMVCKKKIGNSAFARYPNGVVVHYFCSKEVNSADT
- the Vps39 gene encoding vam6/Vps39-like protein isoform X3 translates to MTLSSRCRSWKSFPCRSTAWLPGRNGFLLEPSKGIFFSTGFGRMLIHVVSQFKILVSLLENNIYVHDLLTFQQITTVSKAKGASLFTCDLQHTETGEEVLRMCVAVRKKLQLYFWKDREFHELQGDFSVPDVPKSMAWCENSICVGFKRDYYLIRVDGKGSIKELFPTGKQLEPLVAPLADGKVAVGQDDLTVVLNEEGICTQKCALNWTDIPVAMEHQPPYIVAVLPRYVEIRTLEPRLLVQSIELQRPRFVTSGGSNIIYVASNHFVWRLIPVPMATQIQQLLQDKQFELALQLAEMKDDSDSEKQQQIHHIKNLYAFNLFCQKRFDESMQVFAKLGTDPTHVMGLYPDLLPTDYRKQLQYPNPLPTLSGAELEKAHLALIDYLTQKRSQLVKKLNDSDHQSSTSPLMEGTPTIKSKKKLLQIIDTTLLKCYLHTNVALVAPLLRLENNHCHIEESEHVLKKAHKYSELIILYEKKGLHEKALQVLVDQSKKANSPLKGHERTVQYLQHLGTENLHLIFSYSVWVLRDFPEDGLKIFTEDLPEVESLPRDRVLNFLIENFKALAIPYLEHIIHVWEETGSQFHNCLIQLYCEKVQSLMKDYLLSLPTGKSPVPAGEEGGELGEYRQKLLMFLEISSHYDPGRLICDFPFDGLLEERALLLGRMGKHEQALFIYVHVLKDTKMAKEYCHKHYDQNREGNKDVYLSLLRMYLSPPSIHCLGPIKLELLEPQANLQAALQVLELHYSKLDTTKAINLLPANTQINDIRIFLEKVLEENAQKKRFNQVLKNLLHAEFLRVQEERILHQQVKCIITEEKVCMVCKKKIGNSAFARYPNGVVVHYFCSKEVNSADT